One Pseudomonadota bacterium DNA segment encodes these proteins:
- a CDS encoding response regulator — translation MLDDEYETHSTATRAGAKSLLSSLCPVPALTLVDLGLPPTPHSPEEGFTLIGEVLAFDPGMKILVLSGQSSRATIQHAMTLGAADFIPKPTDALVLKDRLAHQSAMVAAERQARASSEGGTLLGTSPAIETLRALIRRSPMCRFRSWS, via the coding sequence GTGCTCGATGACGAGTATGAGACCCACAGCACCGCGACGCGGGCCGGGGCCAAGTCCTTATTGAGCTCCCTCTGCCCGGTGCCGGCGCTGACGCTAGTCGATCTCGGATTGCCACCCACCCCACACAGCCCCGAGGAGGGCTTCACGCTGATCGGTGAAGTCCTCGCCTTCGACCCCGGCATGAAGATCCTGGTCCTCTCCGGGCAGAGCTCGCGCGCCACCATCCAGCACGCCATGACCTTGGGTGCCGCCGATTTCATCCCGAAGCCGACCGATGCGCTGGTGCTCAAGGACCGGCTTGCCCATCAGTCCGCGATGGTGGCGGCGGAGAGACAGGCCCGCGCCTCCAGCGAAGGCGGCACCCTCCTGGGCACCAGCCCCGCTATCGAGACCCTGCGGGCCTTGATCCGACGTTCGCCGATGTGCCGTTTCCGGTCCTGGTCGTAG